Genomic window (Salinibacterium sp. M195):
CGCAATGCTGCCATCGCCGGGGTCGCGCTGCTCCTCACGCACGCACTCTTCAAAGCAGCTCTGTTCCTTATCGTCGGCATCACCGACCACCGAGCGGGAACCCGCGACCTGCGCAAGCTCAGCGGTCTCGGCCGAGAAGCACCGTTCTTAGCGGGCTTCGCGGTACTGGCAACAGCATCCATGGCCGGAATTCCGTTCACGGCTGGCTTTGTTGCTAAAGAAGCCGTGCTCAGTGCGTTTTTCGAGGATGCGGCATCCGGTTCCGTCGCCGGTTGGGTGGCCCTGATCGGAGTGGCAGTGGGGTCAACCCTCACGGTGGCCTACAGCGCCCGATTCTTGTGGGGTGCCTTCGCCCGTAAGAAGGGTGTCGAAAAAGTTCGCCCGGTGCACGAGAGCGTGCAGTTTCTTTTCTCGCCCGGCCTTCTTGCCATCACCGGCATAGTGCTCGCGCCCCTGTTCGGCGCGCTCGGCACAGTGCTGGCGGGATATTCGACCCTGTTTCCACCGCTCCACTCCGACTACGCCCTCGCCCTCTGGCACGGCTTCGATCCTGCGTTCTTCGTGTCGACGCTTACCGTGCTCGGAGGACTTGCTCTCTTCTTTGCTCGAGCCCCCGTGTTCGCCGGCCAGTCTCGAGTCCCGGCGCTCATCGATTCCAGCCGCCTGTACCGCCAGTCCATGAGAGCTCTCGACCGTGTGGCTGGCCGCGTCACCGCCACGACACAGCGTGGGTCGCTCCCGTTCTACCTCTCCGTGATCCTGCTTGTCATGGTCGGAGCGGTTGGGACAACCCTCGTCCTGAACAGGACGTGGCCGACAAGCCTCTTGCTTTTTGACGGCCCAACGCAGCTCGCCATTGGGGCCATCATGGTCGTCGCGGCGCTCTCTCTCGGCGGAGCCAAGAAACGATTCTCCGCCGCGTTGCTGGTCGGCGTTACCGGTTATGGACTAGCCGCCCTCTTCGCTTTCCACGGAGCGCCAGACCTTGCCCTCACGCAGGTGCTTGTCGAAACGGTCACCCTCATCGCCTTCGTTCTGGTTCTGAGGCGGCTCCCCGCCAGGCTGGGCAAGGAACACGGCAGCGTCCACCGCGGGGTGCGCGCGCTCATCGGCGCCGCCGTTGGACTACTCATGGGCGTCGTCGCTGTCGTCGCCCTCGGAGCAAGAACTGCCTCCCCCATTTCGGAAGCCCTGCCCAAGCTTGCCCACGAAATCGGTCACGGAAACAACGTCGTCAACGTCGTACTCGTCGACATCCGCGGTTGGGACACTCTCGGAGAGCTCGCCGTGATCGTTGCTGCTGCCACCGGCGTCGCGAGCTTGGTCTTTCTTCGGAGTCGAACCGATAACCTCCCGCGCGATTCTGAACGCCCGCGCAAGCAGAGCCTCACCTCGCGCTTCACCCCATCACCCGAGCTCATCGCTCCGGAATATGTTCCGGGCGTACAAGATCCCTCGACCCGCAACTCGTGGCTGCTTGCCGGCCGACGGCTGGCCCCCGAGAATCGTTCCATTCTTCTCGAAGTTGTCATCAGGCTCCTTTTTCACGCCATCGTCGTACTTTCTCTCTACCTGCTCTTTGCCGGGCACAACCTGCCGGGCGGAGGCTTTGCGGGCGGACTCGTCGCCGGACTCGCCCTGGCCGGGCGCTACCTTGCTGGCGGACGCTACGAGCTCGCTGCCGCGGCTCCCTTCGATGCCGGACGCGTCTTGGGGTTCGGCCTCCTGCTTGCCGCCGGCACCGCCACCGCCCCGCTCCTCTTCGGCGCGCAGGCGCTCACGTCCACATTTTTCGAGGCCACGATTCCGGTGCTCGGGCACCTCGAGTTCACGACATCAACGATCTTCGATATCGGCGTTTACCTCGTGGTGGTCGGCATGGTTCTCGACGTGCTGCGTAGCCTCGGTGCCGAAATCGACCGCCAGCAAGAGGATGCCTCAGACGTTCTAGAAAGTGGGAGCACCATATGAGCGCCTCCCTCACCCTCGTCGTTGTCATGGCAGTGCTCTACGCCGTGGGAGTATTCATGCTGCTCGAGCGCAGCATGACCCGCGTGCTGCTCGGGTTCCTTCTTGTGGGCAACGCCACCAATCTGCTGATCCTGATTGTGTCTGGTCGCCCAGGGGTTGCCCCCTACTTTGGCGACGAAGGCACCTTCGCCGACCCGCTACCGCAGGCCTTTATCCTGACCTCGATTGTCATCACCTTTGGAGTATCCGCGTTTCTGATGGCACTGATTTATCGTTCGTGGCGTCTGGCTCACGCGGATGTTGTT
Coding sequences:
- a CDS encoding Na+/H+ antiporter subunit A; translated protein: MLALLAVFALVALVVPALTRALGVRVFPVIALVPAAAFVYTVTLTPQVMAGAAPAETVMWISQLQLELSVRVDTLSWLLSLIVTGVGALVILYCAKYFTNSEEGLGRFASVLLAFTGVMYGLVIADNVYLLFIFWEATSVFSYLLIGHYIGRTASRGAAMQALMVTTAGGLVMLVGLVMLAEHSATASLTEIISREPHGAIVTVAIMLILVGALTKSAIVPFHFWLPAAMAAPTPVSAYLHAAAMVQAGIYLVARLAPGFADTPGWRPLLLGLGLLTMLVGGWRALKQFDLKLLLAYGTVSQLGFLLVVVSYGTRNAAIAGVALLLTHALFKAALFLIVGITDHRAGTRDLRKLSGLGREAPFLAGFAVLATASMAGIPFTAGFVAKEAVLSAFFEDAASGSVAGWVALIGVAVGSTLTVAYSARFLWGAFARKKGVEKVRPVHESVQFLFSPGLLAITGIVLAPLFGALGTVLAGYSTLFPPLHSDYALALWHGFDPAFFVSTLTVLGGLALFFARAPVFAGQSRVPALIDSSRLYRQSMRALDRVAGRVTATTQRGSLPFYLSVILLVMVGAVGTTLVLNRTWPTSLLLFDGPTQLAIGAIMVVAALSLGGAKKRFSAALLVGVTGYGLAALFAFHGAPDLALTQVLVETVTLIAFVLVLRRLPARLGKEHGSVHRGVRALIGAAVGLLMGVVAVVALGARTASPISEALPKLAHEIGHGNNVVNVVLVDIRGWDTLGELAVIVAAATGVASLVFLRSRTDNLPRDSERPRKQSLTSRFTPSPELIAPEYVPGVQDPSTRNSWLLAGRRLAPENRSILLEVVIRLLFHAIVVLSLYLLFAGHNLPGGGFAGGLVAGLALAGRYLAGGRYELAAAAPFDAGRVLGFGLLLAAGTATAPLLFGAQALTSTFFEATIPVLGHLEFTTSTIFDIGVYLVVVGMVLDVLRSLGAEIDRQQEDASDVLESGSTI
- a CDS encoding Na(+)/H(+) antiporter subunit C; translation: MSASLTLVVVMAVLYAVGVFMLLERSMTRVLLGFLLVGNATNLLILIVSGRPGVAPYFGDEGTFADPLPQAFILTSIVITFGVSAFLMALIYRSWRLAHADVVHDDSEDIEVGRRTAAMAIERAVASDDTEFGTRAAAAVADALDLAEQERKEDEESINEQLRMQALHAETDAAERDATEEGK